In Gammaproteobacteria bacterium, a single window of DNA contains:
- a CDS encoding IS3 family transposase: SALFEWIEVFYNRERLHQTLGYVSPMQYEENAVVP, from the coding sequence GAAGCGCCCTCTTCGAGTGGATTGAAGTGTTTTACAATCGAGAACGGCTACATCAAACACTCGGTTACGTGAGTCCGATGCAGTATGAAGAAAACGCTGTTGTCCCCTAA